A genomic region of Meiothermus cerbereus DSM 11376 contains the following coding sequences:
- a CDS encoding patatin-like phospholipase family protein codes for MRGLVLSGGGARGLAHIGVLEVLEAQGFQAEVVAGTSMGAVVGALYASGKKPHEILEIARSTPWLRLLDLVPRPGLISQRGLRDFLAKYLPARFEQLPIRLVVTAVDLEAGKVAYFSEGDLTGAVLASVAYPGLVAPVLFEGRTYVDGGVLDNLPVDAARFMRAKYVLAVDVTPEMHLPGVPRSSIGQVRRAIDIMQNHLTAARRSLYPPELYIRPELPGVGIEQFGRLEEIVEAGRKAASQAQLRF; via the coding sequence GTGCGTGGTCTAGTGTTGTCAGGAGGCGGAGCCAGAGGGCTGGCCCATATAGGGGTACTGGAGGTACTCGAGGCCCAGGGATTCCAGGCCGAGGTGGTAGCCGGAACCAGCATGGGGGCAGTGGTAGGGGCCCTTTATGCCTCCGGCAAAAAGCCCCATGAAATCTTGGAAATTGCCCGCTCTACACCCTGGCTGCGCCTGCTGGATCTGGTACCTCGCCCAGGGCTCATTTCCCAGCGTGGCCTGCGGGACTTCCTGGCCAAATACCTGCCGGCGCGGTTTGAGCAACTGCCCATCCGGCTGGTTGTTACTGCAGTAGACCTCGAGGCCGGTAAGGTGGCTTACTTCTCCGAGGGCGACCTGACCGGGGCGGTGCTGGCCTCGGTGGCCTACCCCGGCCTGGTGGCTCCGGTGCTCTTCGAGGGTCGAACCTATGTGGATGGCGGGGTGCTCGACAATCTGCCGGTAGATGCCGCCCGCTTTATGCGGGCCAAATACGTGCTGGCGGTGGATGTGACCCCGGAAATGCACTTACCTGGGGTTCCACGCTCCTCCATCGGACAGGTACGCCGGGCCATAGACATCATGCAAAACCACCTGACCGCGGCCCGCCGTTCGCTCTACCCGCCCGAGCTCTATATTCGCCCAGAGCTGCCAGGGGTGGGCATCGAGCAGTTTGGCCGGCTCGAGGAAATTGTCGAGGCTGGCCGCAAAGCTGCCTCACAGGCACAGCTCAGGTTTTAG
- the lepB gene encoding signal peptidase I, translating to MHRFLDYLFKEWFRQVGEALLLAFLVTTFLFTTVGVVGSSMNPTLLNGERVFVPKYETWLVRFGLMQWRRGEIAIVKPPEGTPNAVAQFPVLGFQFRAFFIKRIVGLPGDEVSLREGVVYLNGKPLNEVHITASLSPYPDSYPVVCYENERLTALITQQQVRFAPEQLPEYLKPTLQMLAPPSPQDLAKSRAGEHCFTGSLKLKSGYYFVMGDNRTFGGSEDSRTFGPVPTEAIAGRANAVWWPLNRIRGLDIPEGFKGL from the coding sequence ATGCACAGGTTTTTGGACTATCTCTTCAAAGAATGGTTTCGTCAAGTGGGCGAAGCGCTTTTGCTGGCCTTCCTGGTTACTACGTTCCTGTTTACCACAGTCGGCGTGGTGGGCAGCTCGATGAACCCCACCTTGCTCAACGGTGAGCGGGTGTTTGTACCCAAATATGAAACCTGGTTGGTGCGCTTCGGCCTGATGCAGTGGCGGCGGGGCGAGATCGCCATTGTCAAGCCGCCCGAGGGAACGCCCAACGCGGTAGCTCAGTTCCCGGTGCTGGGTTTTCAGTTTCGGGCTTTTTTCATCAAGCGCATTGTTGGCCTGCCGGGCGACGAGGTAAGCCTGCGGGAAGGGGTGGTTTACCTCAACGGCAAGCCCCTCAACGAAGTCCACATCACGGCCTCGCTGAGCCCCTACCCCGATAGCTATCCAGTGGTTTGTTACGAGAACGAACGGTTAACAGCCCTCATCACCCAGCAGCAGGTGCGTTTTGCCCCAGAGCAACTACCCGAATACCTCAAACCTACCCTCCAGATGCTCGCACCCCCCAGCCCCCAAGACCTGGCAAAAAGCCGGGCTGGCGAGCACTGCTTTACCGGCTCGCTTAAGCTCAAGTCTGGCTACTACTTCGTGATGGGCGATAACCGCACCTTTGGAGGCTCGGAGGATTCGCGCACCTTCGGCCCGGTGCCCACGGAGGCCATCGCGGGGCGGGCCAATGCAGTCTGGTGGCCCCTCAACCGCATCCGGGGCCTGGACATTCCCGAGGGTTTCAAAGGGCTGTAG
- the hslV gene encoding ATP-dependent protease subunit HslV, giving the protein MERMHGTTIVAVRRDGVTAIAGDGQVTLGQTIMKTGAVKVRRLEQGEGILVGFAGAVADALVLLEKFEGALSGAKGNLQRAAIETAKLWRSDRILRNLEAMLVLADRHSLLLLSGNGEVLSPDEPVMAVGSGGPYALAAAKALLRYSSLPAPQIAEQAIRIAGEIDLYTSGQATQVLSIGGEG; this is encoded by the coding sequence ATGGAGCGAATGCACGGCACCACCATTGTGGCAGTTCGTCGAGACGGTGTCACGGCAATCGCAGGCGACGGACAGGTTACCCTGGGTCAGACCATCATGAAGACCGGGGCGGTTAAGGTTCGCCGCCTGGAGCAGGGCGAGGGCATCCTGGTTGGTTTTGCCGGCGCTGTGGCCGATGCCCTGGTGCTTCTGGAAAAGTTTGAGGGTGCGCTATCGGGGGCCAAAGGAAACTTGCAGCGAGCCGCCATAGAAACCGCCAAACTATGGCGTAGCGACCGGATACTGCGGAACCTCGAGGCCATGCTGGTGCTCGCCGACCGCCACAGCCTGCTACTTTTGTCTGGCAACGGCGAGGTGTTGAGCCCCGATGAGCCGGTAATGGCTGTCGGCTCCGGTGGCCCCTATGCCCTTGCTGCTGCAAAAGCCCTGCTGCGGTACTCGAGCCTCCCTGCCCCCCAGATAGCCGAACAGGCCATCCGGATTGCCGGAGAGATAGACCTTTACACCAGTGGCCAGGCCACCCAGGTCTTGAGCATAGGGGGTGAAGGATGA
- a CDS encoding ATP-dependent protease ATPase subunit HslU, whose amino-acid sequence MNLTPAEIVRELDKHIVGQAAAKRAVAVALRNRIRRKKLPPELAREVTPKNILMIGPTGVGKTEIARRLARLAGAPFLKVEATKFTEVGYVGRDVDSIVRDLAEASYQLVMQEMKAKVEGRAQSLAEDEVASLLRIQPFELRTGRYNDQMVEIEVAEEARLPMMGMFGGEQMQGLQDMLKGLIPQRKVRRKVRVKEALEILKNQEAERLVDKEEATQEALRRAQEEGIVFIDEMDKIARSKGGVGGPDVSGEGVQRDLLPIVEGTVVSTRLGPVSTDHVLFIAAGAFHVSKPSDLIPELQGRFPIRVELEPLGPQEFERILREPENSLIKQYQALLAADETELHFTPEAIQAVAQFAHQANQELEDIGARRLATVLERLLEEVSFQTSLGRVEVTKEYVEVRLKDVLASPDLSRYIL is encoded by the coding sequence ATGAACCTGACCCCCGCCGAGATTGTGCGCGAGCTGGACAAGCACATCGTGGGTCAGGCCGCCGCCAAACGGGCTGTGGCAGTGGCCTTGCGTAACCGTATACGCCGGAAGAAACTACCACCCGAGCTGGCTCGAGAGGTCACACCCAAAAACATCCTGATGATTGGCCCCACCGGAGTCGGCAAAACCGAGATCGCCCGGCGCTTGGCCCGCCTGGCAGGGGCACCCTTTTTGAAGGTCGAGGCCACCAAGTTTACCGAGGTGGGCTATGTGGGCCGGGATGTGGACTCCATTGTGCGCGACCTGGCCGAGGCTTCCTACCAACTGGTGATGCAGGAGATGAAGGCCAAAGTGGAGGGGCGGGCCCAGAGCCTGGCCGAGGACGAGGTGGCCTCGCTCTTGCGCATCCAGCCTTTTGAATTGCGCACAGGCCGCTACAACGACCAGATGGTGGAAATCGAGGTGGCCGAGGAGGCCCGCCTGCCCATGATGGGCATGTTCGGTGGCGAGCAGATGCAAGGCCTACAGGACATGCTCAAAGGGCTGATACCGCAGCGCAAAGTACGGCGCAAAGTGCGGGTCAAAGAGGCTTTGGAAATCCTGAAAAACCAGGAGGCTGAACGCCTGGTGGACAAGGAAGAGGCCACCCAGGAAGCCCTGCGCCGCGCCCAGGAAGAGGGCATTGTGTTTATCGACGAGATGGACAAGATCGCCCGGAGCAAAGGGGGCGTCGGCGGCCCGGATGTCTCGGGCGAGGGCGTGCAACGCGACCTGCTGCCCATCGTGGAGGGTACGGTGGTATCGACCCGCTTAGGGCCAGTCTCGACCGATCATGTGCTGTTTATTGCTGCGGGGGCCTTTCATGTTTCCAAGCCTTCAGACCTTATCCCGGAATTGCAGGGCAGGTTCCCTATTCGGGTTGAACTCGAGCCCCTCGGGCCCCAGGAGTTCGAGCGCATCTTGCGCGAGCCAGAAAACTCGCTCATCAAACAGTACCAGGCTTTGCTTGCTGCCGACGAGACCGAGCTGCACTTTACCCCCGAGGCCATCCAGGCCGTAGCCCAATTTGCTCACCAAGCTAACCAAGAGTTGGAGGATATTGGCGCCAGGCGACTCGCTACGGTGTTGGAGCGGCTTTTGGAAGAAGTTTCCTTTCAAACCAGCCTGGGGCGGGTTGAAGTAACCAAGGAGTATGTGGAAGTGCGGCTCAAAGATGTACTTGCCTCCCCCGACCTTTCCCGCTACATCCTATGA